In the genome of Aureimonas sp. OT7, one region contains:
- a CDS encoding NAD-dependent epimerase/dehydratase family protein, with product MKIIVLGGDGFCGWATSLHLSAEGHDVIIVDNFARRRTDEELGVQSLTPIRSMEERLAAWRETRNTPIDFVELDVAEDYDRLEALFHAVKPDAIVHFAEQRAAPYSMKSPRHKRYTVDNNVNATNSVLCAMVEAAPDAHLIHLGTMGVYGYGKTKGMTIPEGYIDATLRSAGASADVEILYPVDPGSIYHMTKTLDQLLFFYYAKNDGLRITDLHQGIVWGTTTPETLLDERLVNRFDYDGDYGTVLNRFLMQTAIGHPLTVHGSGGQTRAFIHIRDTVRCIALAASSPPERGERVRIMNQMTETHRVRDLAEMISGMTGVPVELRDNPRKEMPENDLVVANDTLIKLGLEPTHLSQGLMSEVVDIAARHRDRCDDSRIVCSSLWVRPLAAE from the coding sequence ATGAAAATCATCGTACTCGGAGGCGACGGCTTCTGCGGCTGGGCGACCAGCCTGCATTTGTCGGCGGAAGGTCACGACGTGATCATCGTCGACAATTTTGCCAGACGCCGCACCGACGAGGAACTGGGAGTCCAAAGCCTGACGCCGATCCGCTCGATGGAAGAGCGGTTGGCCGCCTGGCGCGAGACTCGAAATACGCCGATCGATTTCGTGGAGCTGGATGTCGCAGAGGATTACGATCGCCTGGAAGCGCTGTTCCACGCCGTCAAGCCGGATGCGATCGTGCATTTCGCCGAGCAGCGCGCTGCGCCCTATTCCATGAAGTCGCCGCGCCACAAGCGCTATACGGTCGACAACAACGTCAACGCCACCAACAGCGTCCTGTGCGCGATGGTCGAGGCTGCACCCGATGCGCACCTCATCCATCTCGGCACGATGGGCGTCTACGGTTACGGCAAGACGAAAGGCATGACGATCCCGGAGGGCTATATCGACGCGACGCTGCGCTCTGCCGGCGCGTCGGCCGATGTCGAGATTCTCTATCCGGTGGATCCGGGATCGATCTACCACATGACCAAGACGCTCGATCAGCTCCTGTTCTTCTACTACGCCAAGAATGACGGGCTGCGCATCACCGATCTGCACCAGGGCATCGTCTGGGGAACGACGACGCCCGAAACGCTGCTCGACGAAAGGCTGGTCAACCGCTTCGACTACGATGGCGACTACGGCACGGTGTTGAACCGCTTCCTGATGCAGACGGCCATCGGCCATCCGCTGACCGTCCACGGGTCGGGCGGGCAGACGCGCGCCTTCATCCACATCCGCGATACGGTACGCTGCATCGCGCTGGCGGCAAGCTCGCCGCCGGAGAGGGGCGAGCGGGTGCGCATCATGAACCAGATGACGGAAACGCACCGGGTGCGCGATCTTGCGGAGATGATCTCCGGCATGACGGGCGTTCCGGTGGAGCTGCGCGACAACCCGCGCAAGGAAATGCCGGAAAACGACCTCGTCGTCGCCAACGACACGCTCATCAAGCTCGGTCTGGAGCCGACGCATCTGTCGCAGGGGCTGATGTCCGAGGTGGTGGATATCGCCGCCCGGCACCGCGATCGCTGCGACGACAGCCGCATCGTCTGCTCCAGCCTTTGGGTGCGCCCGCTGGCCGCGGAATAG
- a CDS encoding antibiotic biosynthesis monooxygenase, whose amino-acid sequence MFIAMNRFKVVKGSETDFESVWLNRESHLQELPGFIEFHMLKGPDRDDHTLYSSHTVWASRADFENWTKSEAFRAAHRGAPTSKPLYLGHPEFEGFEVIQTVSRADKAA is encoded by the coding sequence ATGTTCATTGCCATGAACCGCTTCAAGGTCGTCAAAGGGTCGGAGACGGATTTCGAATCCGTCTGGCTGAACCGCGAATCGCACCTGCAGGAGCTGCCAGGCTTCATCGAATTTCATATGCTGAAGGGGCCGGACCGCGACGACCATACGCTCTATTCGTCGCATACGGTCTGGGCCAGCCGCGCCGATTTCGAGAACTGGACCAAGTCGGAGGCCTTCCGCGCGGCCCATCGCGGCGCGCCGACGTCCAAGCCGCTGTATCTCGGCCATCCTGAGTTCGAGGGCTTCGAGGTGATCCAGACCGTCAGCCGCGCCGACAAGGCTGCCTGA
- a CDS encoding GlxA family transcriptional regulator, whose protein sequence is MASQVTAHTRRFAERPALRVGFLPANNFTLSALSLFIDVLRLAGDEGDRSRQVRCSWSVMSARPDPIRSSCGVTIQRNAPLSDPALFDYIVVVGGLLHAGDQLDDASIRYLRAAADAGVTLIGVCTGSFILSRAGLMKGRRTCVSWYHFADFETEFPDQTPDADRLFIEDGDRITCAGGSGVADLAAFLIERHIGPQAAQKGLHVLQLQNARSGSDAQPHSGATSIGDDRVRRAILLMDQHVAQPLSVEAIAARLQLSTRQLERLFHETLTMSPALAYRQLRLRYARRLLETTKKSVTEIAVEAGFCDGAHFARQFRQFFGTAPRDIRAAERGNLHSDAAVDYPVLVQ, encoded by the coding sequence ATGGCCTCGCAGGTGACGGCCCATACGAGACGGTTTGCCGAGCGGCCGGCGCTGCGCGTCGGCTTCCTGCCGGCCAACAACTTCACCCTCTCGGCCCTGTCCCTGTTCATCGACGTTCTTCGGCTGGCCGGCGACGAGGGCGACCGGTCGCGGCAGGTCCGCTGCAGTTGGTCCGTCATGTCGGCACGGCCGGATCCGATCCGCTCCAGCTGCGGCGTCACGATCCAGCGCAATGCGCCGTTGAGCGACCCTGCGCTCTTCGACTACATCGTCGTCGTCGGTGGGCTGCTGCATGCCGGCGACCAGCTGGACGATGCGTCGATCCGTTATCTGCGCGCGGCGGCCGACGCCGGCGTCACTCTTATCGGCGTGTGCACGGGATCGTTCATCCTGTCGCGTGCGGGCCTGATGAAGGGCCGCCGCACCTGTGTATCCTGGTATCATTTCGCCGACTTCGAAACCGAGTTCCCCGACCAGACGCCGGACGCGGACCGCCTCTTCATCGAGGACGGGGATCGAATCACCTGCGCCGGCGGAAGCGGCGTCGCCGACCTTGCTGCCTTCCTGATCGAGCGGCATATCGGCCCGCAGGCCGCGCAAAAGGGATTGCATGTCCTGCAACTGCAGAACGCCCGCTCGGGCAGCGACGCGCAGCCCCATTCCGGCGCCACAAGCATCGGCGACGACAGGGTGCGCCGCGCAATCCTGCTGATGGACCAGCATGTCGCCCAGCCCCTGTCCGTCGAGGCCATCGCAGCCCGGCTGCAATTGTCGACGCGGCAACTGGAACGCCTGTTCCATGAAACGCTGACCATGAGCCCGGCGCTCGCCTACCGCCAATTGCGACTGCGCTACGCGCGCCGCCTTCTCGAAACGACGAAGAAGAGTGTAACTGAAATCGCAGTCGAAGCAGGATTTTGCGATGGCGCGCATTTCGCGCGACAGTTCAGGCAGTTTTTTGGCACTGCACCAAGAGATATCCGCGCTGCGGAAAGAGGCAATTTGCACAGCGACGCGGCGGTTGACTATCCGGTTCTTGTGCAGTAG
- a CDS encoding iron ABC transporter permease has translation MTTMAGDSARRLPRPGRGALAIAACGVFALAAGLAALAAGAADLSLGTVLATLVAGMSGARNTVDAGAAAILLDIRLPRVLLAVMVGACLALSGAILQGLFRNPLADPGLVGVSSGAALGAISVIVLGVHAAPILPDALMRHFLPIAAFVGGAISTFLVYRLSTVAGRTSMATMLLTGIALAALTGAMTGILTFLSTDQQLRELTFWSMGGLSGATWDKVRVALPFMAPAFCAAPFLASALDRLALGESEAFHLGVRVQTIKRIAILVIAAGVGVAVSVSGIVGFVGLVAPHLVRLAVGPGHRTLLPAAALLGAGLLAIADLAARTIVAPAELPLGIVTALIGAPFFLYLLVQRSRAGIL, from the coding sequence ATGACGACAATGGCGGGGGATAGCGCCCGACGCCTGCCGCGCCCGGGGCGCGGCGCCCTTGCCATCGCCGCCTGCGGCGTTTTCGCCCTGGCGGCTGGGCTCGCCGCCCTGGCGGCCGGCGCGGCGGACCTGTCCCTCGGTACGGTGCTCGCCACGCTCGTCGCCGGCATGTCTGGCGCCCGGAACACGGTCGATGCGGGAGCCGCTGCCATCCTTCTCGATATCCGCCTGCCGCGCGTTCTGCTGGCAGTCATGGTTGGAGCCTGCCTCGCCTTGTCGGGCGCCATCCTGCAGGGACTGTTCCGCAACCCCCTGGCCGATCCCGGCCTTGTCGGCGTCTCGTCCGGCGCGGCGCTCGGGGCGATCTCCGTCATCGTGCTGGGGGTTCATGCCGCCCCGATACTGCCCGACGCGCTCATGCGTCACTTCCTGCCCATCGCGGCCTTCGTGGGCGGCGCGATATCCACCTTCCTCGTCTATCGCCTGTCCACCGTCGCCGGCCGCACCTCGATGGCGACGATGCTGCTGACGGGCATCGCACTGGCGGCGCTGACGGGCGCAATGACCGGCATCCTGACCTTTCTGTCGACCGACCAGCAATTGCGGGAACTGACCTTCTGGTCGATGGGCGGCCTGTCCGGCGCCACATGGGACAAGGTCCGGGTCGCGCTGCCGTTCATGGCGCCGGCCTTCTGCGCGGCACCATTCCTCGCCAGCGCGCTGGACCGGTTGGCGCTCGGCGAGTCGGAGGCATTCCACCTCGGCGTCCGGGTGCAGACCATCAAGCGCATCGCCATCCTTGTCATCGCCGCCGGTGTGGGGGTCGCCGTCTCGGTGTCCGGCATCGTCGGTTTCGTCGGGCTTGTCGCGCCGCATCTGGTGCGGCTGGCGGTCGGGCCGGGGCATCGGACGCTGCTGCCGGCGGCTGCACTGCTGGGGGCGGGGCTGCTGGCGATCGCCGATCTTGCGGCGCGGACCATCGTCGCCCCTGCCGAGCTGCCGCTCGGCATCGTCACGGCCCTGATCGGCGCTCCATTCTTCCTTTACCTGCTCGTGCAGCGCAGCCGGGCCGGCATCCTGTGA
- a CDS encoding hemin uptake protein HemP: MGGDPKGQDGGRTALRRLADAPRELDSRTLFTDTREIIIQHEDERYRLRLTSNNKLILTK; this comes from the coding sequence ATGGGTGGGGACCCCAAAGGACAGGATGGCGGGCGAACGGCGCTACGGCGGCTGGCGGACGCTCCGAGGGAACTGGATAGCCGGACGCTGTTCACCGACACGCGCGAAATCATCATCCAGCACGAGGACGAGCGGTATCGCCTGCGACTGACGTCCAACAACAAGCTGATCCTCACCAAATGA
- a CDS encoding TonB-dependent hemoglobin/transferrin/lactoferrin family receptor has product MLRPYRFTFLRAALLSGTALLSTAPMAQEAVRPAPAEVIELDQVTVLSDRRLQRPIETLGGVSVVSRSEIDRFDPSLIDSVLDTIPGVATAPRDDDPSTAVNIRGLQDSGRVNVLIDGARQNFQVTGHNAGNAFYVEPSLLAGVDVIRGPIANAYGSGAIGGVVSMRTLGIDDLVDADERSAARMGINLGSNGPSGLTNLEAGSYLTDQWDAYGAFALRRNADYYDGGGDQVDRTGFDVQSGIFKTRVRPAEGHQLELAGILYDTNFESATGDGDPRDTDVTTSNYRLGYRFDPADSQLIDMTLNIYRTDTDYRQRLQDGSGDRRKVDVATTGIDLYNTSIVEFSPTLSTTMTYGVDGFRDDVDASSDYDTTELFNPNGDRTVYGGFAQALFEYEDLIDFTVGGRFDRYDLSSAAVPDNKGDRFSPKVSLGITPVTGFQLYGLYAEGLRAPTLQEALVSGFHPAPAAFEFIPNPALSPEVGHTMEAGVNLAYNDIVTAGDAFRAKLSVYQNDVDDYIDQDSIDRPGILNPCVAPGPGGRCFARLPFDAVTYVNINEARIRGVELEGTYDWVWGFVGVAGSYTEGKNRETGTPLDSIFPARATTTVGFRAMENRLSYGARWHWVDAKGADDVSTPELATSAYNLVDLFLAYEPNDDTRFDVSLKNVLDHKYVAYTGGPSIESFSAPGFEAMVGMTFKLGVPR; this is encoded by the coding sequence ATGCTGCGCCCCTATCGCTTCACCTTCCTTCGTGCCGCGCTCCTGTCCGGCACGGCCCTGCTTTCGACCGCGCCGATGGCGCAGGAGGCCGTCCGCCCCGCCCCCGCCGAAGTGATCGAGCTGGACCAGGTCACGGTCCTGTCCGACCGTCGCCTGCAGCGCCCGATCGAGACGCTTGGGGGCGTATCCGTCGTCTCCCGCTCCGAGATCGACCGCTTCGACCCGTCGCTGATCGACAGCGTCCTGGACACGATCCCGGGTGTCGCCACCGCCCCGCGCGACGACGATCCGTCGACGGCGGTCAACATTCGCGGTCTGCAGGATTCCGGCCGGGTGAACGTGCTGATCGACGGCGCGCGCCAGAACTTCCAGGTGACCGGCCATAATGCCGGCAACGCCTTCTACGTCGAGCCGTCGCTGCTGGCCGGCGTGGACGTGATCCGCGGCCCGATCGCCAATGCCTACGGCTCGGGCGCCATCGGCGGCGTCGTCTCGATGCGCACGCTCGGGATCGACGATCTGGTCGACGCGGACGAACGCTCGGCCGCGCGCATGGGCATCAATCTTGGCTCGAACGGTCCGTCGGGCCTCACCAACCTCGAGGCCGGCAGCTACCTGACCGACCAGTGGGATGCATACGGAGCCTTCGCGCTGCGCCGCAATGCCGACTATTACGACGGCGGTGGGGACCAGGTGGACCGCACCGGCTTCGACGTACAGAGTGGCATCTTCAAGACGCGCGTGCGCCCGGCCGAAGGCCATCAGCTGGAACTGGCGGGCATCCTCTACGATACGAACTTCGAATCGGCGACCGGCGACGGCGACCCGCGCGATACGGACGTGACCACCAGCAACTACCGTCTCGGCTACCGGTTCGATCCTGCCGATTCGCAGCTGATCGACATGACGCTGAACATCTACCGTACCGATACCGATTACCGTCAGCGTCTCCAGGACGGTTCCGGCGATCGTCGCAAGGTGGATGTCGCCACCACCGGTATCGACCTCTACAACACGTCGATCGTCGAGTTCAGCCCGACCTTGTCGACAACGATGACCTACGGCGTGGACGGCTTCCGCGACGACGTGGACGCATCGAGCGACTACGACACCACGGAGCTGTTCAACCCCAATGGCGATCGCACCGTCTACGGTGGCTTCGCGCAGGCCCTGTTCGAATACGAAGACCTGATCGACTTCACCGTCGGCGGCCGCTTCGACCGTTACGACCTGTCGAGCGCAGCGGTGCCGGACAACAAGGGCGACCGATTCTCGCCCAAGGTGAGCCTCGGCATCACACCCGTTACCGGCTTCCAGCTTTACGGCCTGTATGCAGAGGGGTTGCGCGCGCCGACGCTGCAGGAAGCGCTCGTCTCGGGCTTTCACCCGGCGCCAGCCGCATTCGAGTTCATCCCAAATCCCGCCCTGTCGCCCGAAGTCGGGCACACGATGGAAGCGGGCGTCAACCTCGCCTACAACGACATCGTCACGGCGGGAGACGCATTCCGGGCCAAGCTGTCCGTCTACCAGAACGATGTCGACGACTACATCGACCAGGACTCGATCGACCGGCCGGGCATCCTCAACCCTTGCGTCGCACCGGGCCCCGGTGGCCGCTGCTTCGCGCGGCTACCCTTCGATGCCGTCACCTATGTCAACATCAACGAGGCCCGCATCCGTGGCGTCGAGCTGGAGGGCACCTACGATTGGGTCTGGGGTTTCGTGGGGGTCGCCGGCAGCTACACCGAAGGCAAGAACCGCGAGACGGGCACGCCGCTGGACTCGATCTTCCCCGCCAGGGCGACGACGACCGTCGGCTTCCGCGCCATGGAGAACCGTCTGAGCTACGGTGCACGCTGGCACTGGGTGGACGCCAAGGGCGCCGACGACGTCAGCACCCCGGAACTGGCCACCTCGGCCTACAATCTCGTGGACCTGTTCCTCGCCTACGAGCCCAACGACGATACGCGCTTCGACGTTTCGTTGAAGAACGTCCTCGACCACAAGTATGTCGCCTACACGGGCGGGCCCAGCATCGAATCCTTTTCCGCGCCGGGATTCGAGGCCATGGTGGGCATGACATTCAAGCTCGGCGTTCCACGCTGA
- a CDS encoding ABC transporter substrate-binding protein, translating to MNLRPLFLAALAFVASPALAEEATVHDSSRIVSIGGPVTEILYALGAQDRIVGRDSTSTYPPQANALPDVGYMRALSAEGVLSLSPTLILAVEGSGPPDVIHLLEGASVDFVTIPDGPDPKGVAAKIRAVAEAIGEKQRGEEIATAVEADFAALEASLGGIQARPKAAFVLTMSGGAPLVGGAGTSADGALALAHADNVFSGLSGFKPATPESVLAAAPEVIVTMQSPVHRPETIAQSPIFASTPAGRNGNIVAMDGTYLLGFGPRAAHAMRDLAAALHPEADLPRLPARPWVGAGAP from the coding sequence ATGAACCTTCGTCCGCTCTTTCTGGCCGCTCTCGCCTTCGTCGCGTCTCCCGCCCTGGCCGAGGAGGCCACGGTTCATGATTCGTCCCGGATCGTCTCGATCGGCGGTCCCGTCACCGAGATCCTCTACGCATTGGGGGCGCAGGATCGCATCGTGGGGCGCGATTCCACCTCGACCTATCCGCCGCAGGCGAACGCCCTGCCGGATGTCGGCTACATGCGCGCCCTGTCGGCCGAAGGTGTCCTTTCCCTGTCTCCGACGCTCATCCTGGCGGTGGAGGGGTCGGGGCCTCCGGACGTCATCCATCTGCTCGAGGGCGCGAGCGTCGATTTCGTCACCATCCCGGACGGGCCCGATCCGAAGGGGGTCGCGGCCAAGATCCGAGCCGTGGCGGAGGCAATCGGCGAGAAGCAGCGCGGCGAAGAGATCGCCACCGCGGTAGAGGCGGATTTCGCGGCACTGGAAGCAAGCCTTGGCGGCATACAGGCACGCCCCAAGGCGGCCTTCGTGCTGACCATGAGCGGCGGCGCGCCGCTGGTCGGCGGGGCGGGGACATCGGCAGACGGCGCGCTTGCGCTGGCACATGCGGACAATGTCTTCTCCGGACTGAGCGGGTTCAAGCCCGCGACGCCGGAAAGCGTCCTTGCCGCCGCGCCCGAGGTCATCGTGACGATGCAGAGCCCGGTGCACAGGCCTGAAACCATCGCCCAGAGCCCCATCTTCGCGTCGACGCCGGCCGGCCGCAACGGCAATATCGTGGCGATGGACGGCACTTACCTTCTGGGCTTCGGGCCGCGCGCGGCCCACGCCATGCGCGATCTGGCGGCGGCCCTCCATCCGGAGGCGGACCTGCCGCGGTTGCCGGCGCGCCCATGGGTCGGAGCCGGGGCGCCATGA
- a CDS encoding glycosyltransferase family 1 protein, which yields MRILIITDAWHPQINGVVRVLDKTVEILRQGGDTVMVIEPSMFPTLPAPGYPEVRLALMPGRKLGRMIEEFAPDAIHIPVEGPLGLAARRYCRKRGLPFTTSFHTRFGDYIEKRIGRGVDFAYALQRRFHNGGARMMVQTATLEHQLGERGFRNMLHWGRAVDLEAFHPCRDDPSFDKDFLGLPRPIFLYLGRVSAEKNIEAFLDLDLPGSKLVVGDGPQLSSLKARYPQVHFTGYRTGEDLARHFSAADVFVFPSRFETFGLVVLESLACGTPVAALPVPGPADIVGGTPHAVLSEDLRSAALAALDIDRAGCRAFAQTFSWAECTADFRSNLVTVPDHLRALRAA from the coding sequence ATGCGAATTCTAATCATCACAGATGCCTGGCACCCGCAGATCAACGGCGTTGTCCGCGTTCTGGACAAGACGGTGGAGATACTCCGGCAAGGCGGCGATACGGTAATGGTCATCGAGCCTTCGATGTTCCCGACGCTTCCGGCGCCCGGCTACCCCGAGGTGCGGCTGGCCCTGATGCCCGGGCGCAAGCTGGGCAGGATGATCGAGGAGTTCGCCCCCGACGCGATCCACATTCCGGTCGAGGGGCCGCTGGGCCTGGCGGCGCGGCGTTACTGCCGCAAGCGCGGCTTACCGTTCACGACTTCGTTCCACACCCGCTTCGGCGACTATATCGAAAAACGGATCGGACGGGGAGTCGACTTCGCCTACGCCCTGCAGCGCCGGTTCCACAATGGCGGCGCCCGCATGATGGTGCAGACGGCCACGCTGGAACACCAGCTCGGCGAGCGCGGTTTCCGCAACATGCTGCATTGGGGCCGGGCGGTCGATCTCGAGGCATTCCACCCGTGCCGAGACGATCCGTCCTTCGACAAGGACTTCCTGGGCCTGCCGCGCCCGATCTTCCTGTATCTCGGACGCGTCTCGGCTGAAAAGAACATCGAGGCCTTCCTCGATCTCGACCTGCCCGGCTCGAAACTCGTCGTCGGCGACGGCCCCCAATTGTCAAGCCTGAAGGCCCGCTACCCGCAGGTGCATTTCACCGGCTATCGAACGGGCGAGGATCTTGCCCGCCATTTCTCGGCGGCGGACGTCTTCGTCTTTCCGTCCCGCTTCGAGACCTTCGGCCTCGTCGTGCTGGAATCTTTGGCCTGCGGCACGCCGGTCGCCGCCCTGCCCGTGCCTGGCCCGGCCGATATCGTCGGCGGCACGCCCCATGCGGTCCTGTCGGAAGATCTGCGTTCGGCCGCGCTGGCCGCGCTCGACATCGACAGGGCGGGTTGTCGCGCTTTCGCGCAAACCTTCTCCTGGGCCGAATGCACCGCCGACTTCCGCTCCAATCTGGTGACCGTGCCGGACCATCTGCGGGCCCTCAGGGCGGCGTGA
- a CDS encoding proline/glycine betaine ABC transporter permease, translating into MDWTVPKFPLDRYSDNALSWLTTHFSDVTRSTSRIVRGWIETATELLTALPPLVVILAIVLLAWWLAGRRVAILAAVGFLFLWNLRLWGPTMETLVLVILATLAALAIGIPIGILCALSKRVWKTVGPVLDMMQTMPSFVYLIPAIPFFGLGSVSAVFATIVFSMPPVIRLTALGILSVPKELVEASDAFGTTTTQKLFKVQLPLALPTIMAGINQTIMLSLSMVVIASMIGAGGLGREVWRSIQRLDAGSGFQAGVAIVIVAVVLDRITQAMAQRARPS; encoded by the coding sequence TTGGACTGGACAGTTCCCAAGTTCCCATTGGACCGATACAGCGACAACGCCCTCTCCTGGCTCACAACCCACTTTTCGGATGTGACGCGCAGCACCAGCCGCATCGTCCGCGGCTGGATCGAGACGGCGACCGAGCTTCTGACCGCGCTGCCGCCGCTCGTGGTGATCCTGGCCATCGTGCTGCTCGCCTGGTGGCTGGCCGGACGCCGCGTCGCCATACTGGCGGCCGTCGGATTCCTGTTCCTGTGGAACCTGCGCCTGTGGGGCCCCACCATGGAGACGCTGGTGCTGGTGATCCTCGCCACGCTTGCGGCATTGGCGATCGGCATTCCCATCGGAATCCTGTGCGCGCTGTCGAAGCGGGTCTGGAAGACCGTGGGGCCCGTGCTCGACATGATGCAGACGATGCCCAGTTTCGTCTATCTGATACCGGCGATCCCCTTCTTCGGCCTCGGCTCGGTTTCGGCCGTCTTCGCCACCATCGTCTTTTCGATGCCGCCGGTGATTCGGTTGACGGCGCTCGGCATCCTTTCGGTGCCGAAGGAACTGGTGGAGGCGTCCGACGCCTTCGGTACGACGACGACGCAGAAGCTGTTCAAGGTGCAACTGCCACTCGCTTTGCCGACCATCATGGCCGGCATCAACCAGACGATCATGCTGTCGCTGTCGATGGTGGTGATCGCATCCATGATCGGCGCCGGGGGCCTCGGCCGCGAAGTCTGGCGCTCGATCCAGCGTCTCGACGCGGGATCGGGCTTCCAGGCCGGCGTCGCCATCGTGATCGTGGCCGTGGTGCTGGACCGCATCACCCAGGCCATGGCTCAGCGTGCGCGCCCCAGTTGA
- a CDS encoding glycine betaine/L-proline ABC transporter ATP-binding protein has translation MTKERIRVDNVVKLFGDNAQSGLELLRAGKGKDAIHDETGAVLGLHDVSFSVNEGEILVVMGLSGSGKSTMLRCINRLIEPTSGSIRVDGTEVTGLNHKQLLEFRRAKFGMVFQHFALFPNRTIAENVEYGLEVQGIDRKTRRDKALAAIELVGLKGWDSRYPSQLSGGMQQRAGLARALAVDADILLMDEAFSALDPLIRRDMQDELRTLQRTLKKTVVFVSHDLDEAIHLGGRIVLMKDGAIVQSGYPEEILLKPQGEYVRRFVEHIDVSSVITAGRLASSETPSVPCRASADKAFAMIEGRRGDGFIVTCDRNTPIGRISRDQLSGARGGDRPVEALMQGGVATVGASQVLKSILPRLSQEPHGLAVVAQDGTYLGQITQAMALRALSGASDAIESTEESGDASWTGQFPSSHWTDTATTPSPGSQPTFRM, from the coding sequence ATGACGAAAGAACGCATCCGCGTGGACAATGTCGTCAAGTTGTTCGGCGACAACGCGCAATCCGGGCTCGAACTTCTCCGAGCCGGCAAGGGCAAGGACGCCATCCACGACGAAACCGGCGCCGTCCTCGGCCTCCATGATGTCTCCTTCTCGGTCAATGAAGGCGAGATTCTGGTGGTCATGGGCCTTTCCGGGTCCGGCAAGTCCACCATGCTTCGGTGCATCAACCGCCTGATCGAGCCCACCAGCGGCTCCATCCGCGTCGACGGCACCGAAGTTACCGGCCTGAACCACAAGCAATTGCTGGAATTTCGCCGCGCCAAGTTCGGCATGGTGTTCCAGCACTTCGCGCTGTTTCCCAACCGGACCATCGCCGAGAACGTCGAATACGGGCTCGAGGTCCAGGGCATCGACCGCAAGACGCGGCGCGACAAGGCGCTGGCGGCCATCGAACTGGTCGGGCTGAAAGGCTGGGACAGCCGCTATCCGAGCCAGTTGTCCGGTGGCATGCAGCAACGCGCCGGCCTCGCCCGCGCCCTGGCCGTGGATGCCGACATTCTGTTGATGGACGAGGCCTTCTCCGCGCTCGACCCGCTGATCCGGCGCGACATGCAGGACGAATTGCGGACGCTGCAGCGGACCCTGAAGAAGACCGTCGTCTTCGTCAGCCACGATCTCGACGAGGCCATCCACCTCGGCGGGCGCATCGTGCTGATGAAGGACGGGGCCATCGTGCAGAGCGGCTATCCGGAAGAGATCCTGCTCAAACCGCAGGGCGAGTATGTGCGCCGCTTCGTCGAGCATATCGACGTGTCCTCGGTCATCACGGCCGGCCGCCTGGCCAGCAGCGAAACCCCGTCCGTCCCGTGCAGGGCCAGCGCCGACAAGGCGTTCGCCATGATCGAGGGGCGGCGCGGCGACGGTTTCATCGTCACCTGCGATCGCAACACGCCCATCGGGCGGATCTCGCGCGACCAGCTCAGTGGCGCCCGCGGCGGCGACCGGCCGGTTGAAGCCCTGATGCAGGGCGGCGTCGCCACGGTCGGCGCATCGCAGGTGCTCAAATCGATACTGCCGCGTCTGTCGCAAGAGCCGCATGGCCTCGCGGTCGTGGCGCAGGACGGCACCTATCTCGGGCAGATCACGCAGGCGATGGCGCTCAGGGCGCTGTCCGGAGCGTCCGATGCCATAGAATCCACCGAAGAAAGCGGAGACGCGTCTTGGACTGGACAGTTCCCAAGTTCCCATTGGACCGATACAGCGACAACGCCCTCTCCTGGCTCACAACCCACTTTTCGGATGTGA